Proteins from one Ahaetulla prasina isolate Xishuangbanna chromosome 2, ASM2864084v1, whole genome shotgun sequence genomic window:
- the LOC131190294 gene encoding zinc finger protein 664-like, which translates to MVNEEEESAPKQSGPKPAEPHEMLSESCQSHMSPDVESEGGETNETEPRSSKRDQGSNSLAVNGDVSDGEKVYPSQTQYICPVCGECFSGSSRLVEHQRVHKEEKLRPCPVCGKGYNQEADLVAHMQSHTDEKPFSCLECGRSFLFSSDLVAHQKVHTGEKPYICLECGKGFSQSSQLMSHRRVHTGEKPYECIICEKSFRSNYDLVNHQRSHTGEKPYICSDCGKSFTRSSHLISHQRVHTGERPYPCGICGKRFRDCSHLIRHQRVHTGEKPYECSICGKSFRVNYDLVTHQRNHTGEKPYECPDCGKGFKRSSHLICHQRVHTGERPYPCGICGKSFSYSSDLIKHQRIHTGEKPYECHICGKSFRINADLVTHQRIHTGEKPYTCSDCGKCFARSSRLVSHQRVHVKDGTLGTSLSETESSQPGAATVSPAPEHPWAKEEKLAPSEPLALTSLGTSTQFVLGDAPQAGHMSEIKMECRS; encoded by the coding sequence ATGGTGAATGAAGAAGAGGAGAGTGCTCCCAAGCAGAGTGGCCCTAAACCAGCAGAGCCACACGAGATGCTGTCTGAGAGCTGCCAGAGCCACATGTCTCCAGACGTTGAATCGGAAGGAGGTGAAACCAACGAGACGGAACCGAGAAGCTCGAAGCGTGACCAGGGGAGCAATTCTCTTGCCGTCAACGGTGACGTTTCTGACGGCGAGAAGGTTTATCCCTCACAGACACAGTACATTTGCCCCGTTTGCGGGGAATGTTTCAGTGGGAGTTCCCGCCTTGTGGAACATCAGAGGGTTCACAAAGAGGAGAAGTTGCGCCCCTGCCCTGTCTGTGGAAAAGGTTACAACCAGGAAGCTGACTTGGTGGCGCACATGCAGAGTCACACTGATGAGAAGCCGTTTTCTTGTCTCGAGTGCGGGAGGAGCTTCCTATTCAGCTCAGACTTGGTGGCCCATCAAAAGGTCCATACTGGAGAGAAACCTTACATCTGCCTAGAGTGCGGGAAAGGCTTCTCCCAGAGTTCCCAGCTGATGTCCCATCGCAGAGTCCATACCGGGGAGAAGCCTTACGAGTGCATTATCTGCGAGAAGAGCTTCCGGTCCAACTATGACCTGGTCAACCATCAGAGGAgccacactggagagaaaccttACATATGCTCTGACTGCGGGAAGAGCTTCACCCGCAGCTCCCACCTCATTTCCCATCAGAGAGTCCACACGGGCGAAAGACCCTACCCTTGTGGGATCTGCGGGAAGCGTTTCCGGGACTGCTCCCATCTCATTCGGCACCAGAGGGTCCACACGGGTGAGAAACCGTACGAGTGCTCCATTTGTGGGAAGAGCTTCCGGGTGAATTACGACTTAGTCACCCATCAGAGGAACCACACTGGCGAAAAACCTTACGAATGCCCCGATTGTGGGAAAGGCTTTAAGCGGAGTTCGCACCTCATCTGCCACCAGAGAGTCCACACTGGAGAAAGGCCGTATCCCTGTGGCATCTGCGGGAAAAGCTTCAGCTACAGCTCAGACCTTATTAAGCACCAGagaatccacacgggggagaaacctTACGAATGTCACATCTGCGGGAAGAGCTTTCGGATCAATGCTGACCTGGTCactcaccagaggattcacaccggaGAGAAACCTTACACCTGctctgattgtgggaaatgttttgccCGGAGCTCACGTCTTGTGTCCCATCAGAGAGTCCACGTGAAGGACGGGACCTTGGGAACGTCTCTTTCTGAAACTGAGTCATCCCAGCCAGGAGCAGCTACTGTGTCCCCAGCTCCTGAGCACCCTTGGGCCAAGGAGGAGAAGCTGGCCCCAAGTGAGCCTCTGGCTCTGACCAGCCTGGGAACTTCTACTCAATTCGTCCTTGGTGATGCACCTCAGGCTGGCCACATGAGTGAAATAAAGATGGAGTGCAGGAGCTGA